A stretch of Aureispira sp. CCB-E DNA encodes these proteins:
- a CDS encoding transketolase family protein, whose protein sequence is MLKDIISTGKKATRDGFGDGLYEAGQKNPNVVALCADLVGSLKMNKFIDENPERFFQMGISEANMMGVAAGLATGGKIPYTGTFANFSTARVFDQVRQSIAYSDKNVKICASHAGLTLGEDGATHQTLEDVGMMKMLPGMTVINPCDYHQTKAATVAIAEHHGPVYLRFGRPSWPMFTENMPFEIGKALTLNEGTDVTIFATGHLVWKAVEAAKQLEEEGISCELINIHTIKPLDQDAVLKSAAKTKCVVVAEEHNIIGGLGESVARVLAQKQPTLMEFVAVNDTFGESGKVPDLIAKYGLDTVDVVKAVKKVLERKAENA, encoded by the coding sequence ATGCTTAAAGATATTATAAGTACAGGCAAGAAAGCAACTAGAGATGGCTTTGGTGATGGTTTGTACGAAGCTGGTCAAAAAAATCCTAATGTAGTGGCGCTTTGTGCAGATTTAGTAGGGTCACTCAAAATGAATAAATTTATTGATGAGAACCCTGAGCGTTTCTTCCAAATGGGGATTTCAGAAGCCAATATGATGGGCGTTGCTGCTGGTTTGGCAACAGGTGGAAAAATTCCTTACACAGGTACATTTGCCAATTTCTCAACGGCTCGTGTTTTTGACCAAGTGCGCCAGTCGATTGCTTATTCTGATAAAAATGTAAAAATTTGTGCTTCTCATGCTGGACTGACGTTGGGAGAGGATGGTGCTACTCATCAGACCTTGGAAGATGTGGGAATGATGAAAATGTTGCCTGGTATGACTGTCATTAATCCTTGCGATTATCACCAAACCAAAGCAGCAACCGTAGCAATTGCTGAGCATCATGGTCCTGTTTATCTTCGTTTTGGGCGCCCAAGTTGGCCTATGTTTACAGAAAATATGCCTTTTGAAATAGGAAAGGCGTTGACATTAAATGAAGGGACAGACGTTACTATTTTTGCAACAGGGCATTTGGTGTGGAAGGCTGTGGAAGCTGCCAAACAACTAGAGGAAGAAGGTATTAGTTGTGAACTGATTAATATTCATACGATTAAGCCTTTGGATCAAGATGCTGTCCTAAAATCAGCAGCGAAAACAAAATGTGTCGTTGTTGCTGAAGAACACAATATTATAGGTGGATTAGGAGAAAGTGTTGCTCGTGTATTGGCTCAAAAACAACCAACGTTGATGGAGTTTGTCGCAGTAAATGACACCTTTGGAGAAAGTGGAAAGGTACCTGATTTGATTGCTAAGTATGGATTGGATACGGTTGATGTTGTTAAAGCCGTTAAAAAAGTACTAGAAAGAAAAGCTGAAAATGCGTAG
- a CDS encoding transketolase gives MADIQSLERMATQVRRDIIRMVHACQSGHPGGSLGCADFFTALYQEVMDHNPSFNMEGKGEDVFYLSNGHISPVWYSVLARSGYFPVEELATFRNLDSRLQGHPATHEGLPGIRVASGSLGQGLSVALGTALAKKLDGDNKLVYVLTGDGELQEGQIWEAMLFATHQKIDNVIVTVDWNGQQIDGANDDVLSLGDLEAKWLSFGWEVVHMDGNNMEEVVKGFDAAKAKTGQGKPVVILMKTDMGHGVDFMSGTHKWHGKAPNDEQKDIALAQLEETLGDYPL, from the coding sequence ATGGCTGATATTCAATCACTAGAACGTATGGCTACACAAGTACGTCGCGATATTATTCGTATGGTACATGCTTGTCAAAGTGGTCACCCTGGAGGGTCTTTAGGATGTGCTGACTTTTTTACAGCATTATATCAAGAAGTAATGGATCACAATCCCTCTTTTAACATGGAAGGCAAAGGAGAAGATGTCTTTTATTTATCTAATGGGCACATTTCACCTGTTTGGTATAGCGTGTTGGCTAGATCTGGATATTTTCCAGTAGAGGAGCTAGCAACCTTTCGAAATCTAGATTCTCGTTTGCAAGGTCACCCCGCAACACACGAAGGACTTCCTGGTATACGTGTAGCCTCAGGTTCTTTAGGACAAGGATTATCAGTTGCTTTAGGAACTGCTTTGGCAAAAAAGCTAGATGGTGACAATAAGTTAGTTTATGTGTTGACAGGAGATGGAGAACTACAAGAGGGACAAATCTGGGAAGCAATGTTGTTTGCAACGCACCAAAAAATAGACAATGTCATTGTTACTGTAGATTGGAATGGGCAGCAAATTGATGGTGCGAATGATGATGTACTTAGTTTAGGAGACTTGGAAGCCAAATGGTTATCATTTGGTTGGGAAGTGGTGCACATGGATGGTAACAACATGGAAGAAGTTGTCAAAGGCTTTGATGCCGCAAAAGCAAAAACTGGTCAAGGGAAACCTGTTGTTATTTTAATGAAAACAGACATGGGGCATGGTGTTGATTTTATGTCAGGAACTCACAAGTGGCATGGTAAAGCACCTAACGATGAGCAAAAAGATATTGCGTTAGCTCAACTAGAAGAAACTCTAGGAGATTATCCTCTGTAA
- a CDS encoding COX15/CtaA family protein, with protein MAKETKTFSNAVKIWLLIGVVMVFCQVVIGGITRLTDSGLSITEWAVIQGTIPPLNAEQWEVARQEYMEHAIGQVKMKWSGAMYPDGIPMNDFKFIYFWEYFHRLWARTMGFVFLIPFLIFWRRKMLSKPLMVMLGKVVALTMLVAVFGWIMVKSGLDTPEFAWVNGYKLTIHLSLATIVFGYLWWVALHVVQPVATDEHNKRLRTFAWRITIIICLQIVLGGLMAGIKAGLVFNHFPHMEVSSTDGSWVWIADVLKDYSKWTWENMRAYNSKEGAGFAAALIQLLHRGTAYLLCILIPIFYLYVRRIHQSPQLARGSQLLLFILIAQITLGILTLLNGIGQIPLLLGVLHQAGGLLLLAAMLYVNYQFGKGGEHILRTTEVKKDLVLD; from the coding sequence ATGGCAAAAGAAACAAAAACGTTTTCGAACGCTGTAAAAATTTGGTTACTGATAGGAGTTGTAATGGTTTTTTGTCAAGTTGTTATTGGTGGAATAACTAGACTAACAGATTCTGGGCTATCGATTACAGAATGGGCCGTAATTCAAGGAACAATCCCACCTTTGAATGCCGAACAATGGGAAGTTGCTCGACAAGAGTATATGGAACACGCTATAGGGCAGGTGAAGATGAAATGGTCTGGAGCAATGTATCCTGATGGAATTCCTATGAATGATTTTAAGTTTATTTACTTTTGGGAATATTTCCATCGGTTGTGGGCTCGTACTATGGGATTTGTTTTTTTAATTCCGTTTTTGATTTTTTGGAGGCGAAAGATGTTATCCAAGCCTTTGATGGTAATGTTGGGAAAAGTTGTTGCGTTGACAATGTTAGTGGCCGTTTTTGGGTGGATTATGGTCAAATCAGGGCTTGATACGCCAGAGTTTGCTTGGGTAAATGGGTACAAATTGACAATTCATTTGAGTTTAGCAACGATTGTTTTTGGTTATTTGTGGTGGGTAGCATTGCATGTTGTGCAGCCTGTTGCTACAGATGAACACAACAAACGTTTAAGAACCTTTGCTTGGCGTATTACCATTATTATCTGTCTACAAATTGTATTAGGAGGTTTGATGGCAGGTATCAAAGCGGGATTAGTTTTTAATCATTTTCCTCACATGGAGGTAAGTTCTACAGACGGTTCGTGGGTATGGATAGCCGATGTACTAAAGGATTATTCTAAATGGACTTGGGAAAATATGCGAGCTTATAACTCAAAAGAAGGGGCTGGTTTTGCTGCTGCGCTCATCCAATTGTTGCATCGAGGAACAGCTTATTTATTGTGTATTTTAATTCCTATTTTTTATTTGTATGTTCGTCGTATACACCAATCTCCTCAACTTGCTAGAGGCAGCCAATTACTCCTTTTTATTCTAATCGCACAGATTACTTTAGGAATTTTGACCTTATTGAATGGAATTGGACAAATTCCTCTATTATTAGGGGTATTGCATCAAGCTGGAGGATTATTATTGTTGGCAGCAATGCTGTATGTCAATTATCAATTTGGAAAGGGAGGAGAGCATATTTTGCGAACAACCGAAGTTAAAAAAGACCTTGTATTGGATTAG
- a CDS encoding serine hydrolase domain-containing protein, translated as MFCKRITLFYCMLFFVGCKDALVKPIRYKGGDLHPQPSKYIFPDTSNYRLHQQVSSVVKTILDREAKDIMGRQAITGLSAAMFIPNQGIWQIDTGFISKPNNVLIDHLSVFYWASVAKLVTSTVVYQLVAEQKLKLSSPLQNWYPNIQNSNQITIEHLLNHTNGIYSFNSDSSLHFSQQLHSPTELLNIALSKESLFQPGEYWAYTNTGYLLLALIVEQIENKSFQEIVKDRIARPEQLSSLRVLNLGELPNNLALAHYNNTTITTEYSVPLGAGNIVANSKDMVLFFYALLVGKYLPIETVHGMLANLYPMFNDGMYYGNGIMLYDFDKINGSSQEWIGHSGGTENYKAVLAYDTNTGVICAVSVNQNISAEAIAFILMKAL; from the coding sequence ATGTTTTGTAAGAGAATAACGCTTTTCTATTGTATGTTGTTTTTTGTTGGGTGTAAAGATGCTCTTGTAAAACCCATTCGTTATAAAGGGGGCGATCTACATCCGCAACCTTCCAAGTATATTTTTCCCGATACGAGCAACTATAGACTTCATCAGCAAGTTTCATCTGTTGTGAAAACAATCTTAGATAGAGAAGCTAAAGACATTATGGGTAGGCAAGCGATAACGGGGCTTTCGGCTGCTATGTTTATTCCCAATCAAGGAATTTGGCAAATTGATACAGGTTTTATTTCTAAACCTAACAATGTTTTGATTGATCACCTTTCGGTTTTTTATTGGGCAAGTGTCGCTAAACTCGTGACAAGTACTGTTGTTTACCAATTGGTTGCAGAACAGAAATTAAAACTCAGTTCACCTCTTCAAAATTGGTATCCGAATATTCAAAATTCGAATCAGATAACCATTGAGCATTTATTAAATCACACCAACGGTATTTATAGTTTTAATAGTGATTCATCATTGCACTTTAGTCAGCAGCTTCATAGCCCAACAGAGTTGTTGAACATAGCATTGTCCAAGGAATCATTATTTCAACCTGGCGAATACTGGGCATATACCAATACTGGGTATTTATTACTTGCATTGATTGTAGAGCAAATCGAAAATAAATCCTTTCAGGAGATTGTTAAAGATAGAATTGCAAGACCAGAACAATTATCTTCTTTACGAGTATTGAACTTGGGAGAATTACCTAACAATTTAGCTTTGGCACATTATAATAACACAACAATTACCACGGAATATTCTGTACCTTTGGGGGCAGGAAATATAGTTGCTAATTCAAAGGATATGGTTTTATTTTTCTATGCCTTATTAGTAGGTAAGTATCTGCCGATAGAGACCGTACATGGGATGTTGGCAAATTTGTATCCTATGTTTAATGATGGAATGTACTATGGCAATGGAATTATGTTGTACGATTTTGATAAAATCAATGGAAGTAGCCAAGAATGGATAGGACATAGTGGAGGAACCGAAAACTACAAAGCTGTTTTGGCTTATGATACTAATACAGGAGTAATTTGTGCCGTATCTGTCAATCAGAACATTTCAGCTGAGGCAATTGCATTTATTTTAATGAAAGCATTATAA
- a CDS encoding tetratricopeptide repeat protein, whose translation MEAHDYDGEHQPDLKLLVQRYEGMLKEGGISFLEVDSFLMLSDYYEEGNDFKRALVALNHAMNQHPYSASLYVRKAQILSEQERYDQAFEALEAAVIYEPSDLDIYLTQADIYMRMFDQDNAIRVIQKAKEYASREELGDLYVLESTIYETKKDYDNALKYLKLALRKDPNNEIALSRISGIYDQTKDYGDAITFHLNFINQNPYSYWAWYNLGLAYLYVGLIEKAAEAFDYAIVINERFEPAYHYYIDCLIGLEQFDAAMRYLSEYLDLFDADPEIWYRLGQCYEHQGNYEKARSYYTQTLQYNSLNGRVYHSIGNCYIEEDEWYLAEKAFLQAYAVDKFNEEFCLSLADTYDALENSDKAHEFYHKALAIEPKEVSIWIHYIEFLIDEESYAVAIEMLDEARQYIEDILLDFALAAVLIESGQRQEGFVVLGQALMEDYNMHTYIYQIAPRLADDASVTSFILQYKNES comes from the coding sequence ATGGAAGCACATGATTATGATGGAGAGCATCAACCAGATTTGAAATTGCTGGTTCAGCGATATGAAGGTATGCTAAAAGAAGGTGGTATCTCTTTTTTAGAGGTAGATAGTTTCTTGATGTTATCGGATTATTACGAGGAAGGAAATGACTTTAAGCGTGCTTTAGTAGCTCTAAATCACGCAATGAATCAACATCCCTACTCTGCGTCTTTATATGTCAGAAAAGCTCAAATTCTTTCAGAACAAGAGCGATATGACCAAGCTTTTGAAGCTTTAGAAGCTGCGGTTATTTATGAGCCTTCTGATTTGGACATTTACTTGACCCAAGCAGATATCTATATGCGTATGTTTGACCAAGATAACGCTATCAGAGTCATTCAAAAAGCTAAAGAATATGCTAGTAGGGAAGAATTGGGCGATCTTTATGTTTTAGAATCTACAATTTATGAAACAAAAAAAGATTATGATAATGCGCTTAAATATCTAAAATTAGCGCTTCGCAAAGATCCTAACAATGAAATTGCATTGAGTCGTATTTCGGGTATCTATGATCAAACCAAAGATTATGGCGATGCCATTACATTTCATCTGAATTTTATCAATCAGAACCCATATTCTTATTGGGCTTGGTATAATTTAGGGTTAGCTTACTTATATGTTGGTTTGATCGAAAAAGCCGCCGAAGCCTTTGATTATGCCATTGTTATCAATGAGCGCTTTGAACCTGCTTATCATTATTACATTGATTGTTTAATTGGATTAGAACAATTTGATGCAGCCATGCGCTACCTTTCCGAATACTTGGATTTGTTTGATGCAGATCCAGAAATTTGGTATCGTTTGGGACAGTGCTACGAACATCAAGGAAATTATGAAAAAGCAAGAAGTTACTATACACAAACCTTGCAATACAATAGTTTAAATGGACGTGTTTATCATAGCATTGGCAACTGTTATATAGAGGAAGATGAGTGGTATTTGGCAGAAAAAGCTTTCTTACAAGCCTATGCTGTAGATAAGTTTAATGAAGAATTTTGTCTTTCTCTAGCAGATACTTATGATGCTTTAGAAAATTCAGACAAAGCGCATGAGTTTTACCACAAGGCACTCGCCATTGAACCTAAAGAGGTTAGCATTTGGATTCATTACATAGAGTTCTTGATTGATGAAGAAAGCTATGCTGTTGCCATTGAAATGCTTGACGAAGCAAGACAGTATATCGAAGACATTTTGTTGGATTTTGCGTTAGCTGCTGTGCTTATTGAGTCTGGTCAACGTCAAGAAGGTTTTGTTGTTTTAGGGCAAGCACTTATGGAGGATTATAATATGCATACCTATATTTATCAAATTGCTCCCAGATTGGCAGATGACGCTAGTGTAACTTCGTTCATATTGCAGTATAAAAACGAGTCTTAG
- a CDS encoding SOS response-associated peptidase codes for MPTRFSFSASKEKMKRQFNLDIKKELQQSFNIGATQNAYLLTNQSLDLQIFSWGLIPHWAKDKSVGTNLINAQVEGIASKLSFRLPIRQRRCLIFADSYYEWTKEGRATQPYRVQLSNGDLMTFAGVWDVWVDGNQGLHKTFSIITTPANNSLKELGISRMPALITTGTDRAKWLGEHSLPNALNILQPLENLSLDIYPIAKEVDSLDNNYPELHKPIELSS; via the coding sequence ATGCCCACTCGTTTCTCCTTCTCTGCTTCAAAAGAAAAAATGAAGCGTCAGTTTAATTTAGATATAAAAAAAGAATTGCAACAGAGTTTTAATATTGGAGCAACTCAAAATGCTTACTTGTTGACCAATCAATCTCTAGATTTACAGATATTTAGTTGGGGGTTGATTCCTCATTGGGCTAAAGACAAAAGTGTGGGAACAAATTTGATTAATGCACAAGTAGAGGGAATTGCCAGTAAATTATCTTTTCGTTTGCCAATTCGCCAGAGACGCTGCCTAATTTTTGCTGATAGTTATTATGAGTGGACAAAAGAGGGGAGAGCTACTCAACCCTATCGAGTACAATTAAGCAATGGAGACTTGATGACTTTTGCAGGAGTTTGGGATGTATGGGTAGATGGTAACCAAGGATTACACAAGACTTTTTCTATTATAACAACACCTGCCAATAACTCACTAAAAGAACTGGGTATATCTAGAATGCCAGCGTTGATAACAACAGGAACTGATCGTGCTAAATGGTTGGGAGAACACTCGCTTCCTAACGCACTTAATATACTTCAACCTTTAGAAAACCTTTCTTTGGATATTTATCCTATTGCTAAAGAAGTTGATTCTTTGGATAATAACTATCCAGAACTTCACAAGCCTATAGAACTGAGCTCTTAG
- the metF gene encoding methylenetetrahydrofolate reductase [NAD(P)H]: MKVTDHFKAANGETLISFEILPPLKGGKIQSIFDTLDPLMEFNPPFIDVTYHREEFIYKKRSSGYYEKVAMRKRPGTVGICAAIMHRYGVDAVPHLICGGFSIEETENALIDLQFLGIDNVLVLRGDARKFEGKFIPEPNGHPYALDLVKQLVNMNEGIYLDNDITNAEPSDFCIAVAGYPEKHFEAPNHQSDLYFLKQKIDAGAEYIVTQMFFDNQQYFDFVDRCRAVGINVPIVPGLKPITKKYQLNSIPRLFHLDIPKDFSDALLAAKDAEARRQVGIEWTVAQSKELKAAGVPCLHYYTMGDVDTIKEIVGQIY, encoded by the coding sequence ATGAAAGTAACCGATCACTTTAAGGCAGCCAATGGCGAGACCTTAATCTCTTTTGAAATTTTGCCCCCGCTCAAAGGAGGAAAAATTCAAAGTATTTTTGATACACTAGATCCATTGATGGAATTTAATCCTCCATTCATTGATGTTACCTACCATCGCGAAGAATTTATTTACAAAAAACGTTCTAGCGGCTATTACGAAAAAGTAGCCATGCGTAAGCGACCAGGAACAGTAGGCATTTGTGCGGCTATCATGCATCGTTATGGAGTAGACGCTGTCCCTCATTTAATTTGTGGTGGATTTAGTATAGAAGAAACAGAAAATGCTTTAATCGATTTACAGTTCTTAGGCATCGACAATGTTTTAGTACTTCGTGGTGATGCCCGTAAATTTGAAGGCAAATTTATTCCCGAACCCAATGGGCATCCTTATGCACTTGATTTGGTCAAACAATTGGTCAATATGAACGAGGGAATTTATCTAGATAATGATATTACCAATGCAGAACCTTCAGATTTCTGTATTGCTGTTGCAGGTTATCCAGAAAAACATTTTGAAGCACCAAATCATCAAAGCGATTTGTACTTTTTAAAGCAAAAAATAGACGCAGGAGCAGAATATATTGTCACTCAAATGTTCTTTGACAATCAACAATATTTTGATTTTGTGGATCGCTGTCGAGCTGTCGGTATCAATGTTCCTATTGTACCTGGCTTAAAACCTATTACTAAGAAGTATCAATTAAATTCTATTCCTCGTTTGTTCCACTTAGACATTCCCAAAGACTTTTCAGATGCGTTGTTAGCAGCCAAAGATGCTGAAGCACGTCGTCAAGTTGGTATCGAATGGACTGTTGCTCAATCGAAAGAATTAAAAGCCGCTGGGGTGCCTTGCTTGCACTACTATACAATGGGTGATGTTGACACAATAAAAGAAATTGTTGGGCAGATTTATTAA
- a CDS encoding M48 family metalloprotease produces MTRLRNLFALLLFVAVFHTACDRPINVFTVSQDKQLGAQLEQEIASNPTEYPLLDETQYATAYTYLLAMRDEILASPEVKFKDEFEWKLKIINDDSVLNAFCAPGGYIYVYTGLMKYLDKVDHLAGVLAHEIAHADQRHSTASMTEQYGLETLIAIASNNATAAQLGQVAGSLAQLGFSRAHETDADEHSVDYLHSTKYACNGAAGFFAKLIAQGQTSGTPAFLSTHPDPGNRVTKINERATELGCSTTLYHDNGDQGAYAAMLATLP; encoded by the coding sequence ATGACAAGATTAAGAAATTTATTTGCTCTGCTATTATTTGTGGCTGTGTTCCACACGGCTTGTGATCGCCCGATTAATGTATTCACGGTAAGTCAAGACAAGCAATTAGGAGCACAATTGGAACAAGAGATAGCTTCTAACCCTACAGAGTACCCTTTATTGGATGAAACGCAATATGCAACAGCTTATACTTATTTGTTGGCAATGCGCGATGAAATTTTGGCATCGCCAGAAGTAAAATTCAAAGATGAGTTTGAATGGAAATTAAAGATCATTAATGATGATAGCGTTTTGAATGCTTTCTGTGCTCCTGGGGGATATATCTATGTGTATACTGGATTGATGAAATATTTGGATAAAGTAGATCATTTAGCAGGGGTATTAGCACATGAAATTGCACATGCAGATCAACGCCACTCAACGGCTAGTATGACAGAGCAGTATGGACTTGAAACATTAATTGCAATTGCTAGTAATAATGCAACCGCAGCACAATTGGGACAAGTAGCAGGAAGTTTGGCACAATTAGGTTTTAGCCGTGCTCATGAAACAGACGCTGACGAACATTCTGTTGATTATTTACACAGCACTAAGTATGCTTGTAATGGAGCGGCAGGATTCTTTGCTAAGCTAATAGCACAAGGACAAACTTCTGGAACACCTGCTTTTTTGAGTACACACCCTGATCCAGGAAATCGTGTTACTAAAATTAATGAACGTGCAACAGAACTAGGTTGTTCAACTACATTATATCATGATAATGGCGATCAAGGTGCCTATGCAGCAATGTTAGCAACATTGCCATAG